A single window of Leptospiraceae bacterium DNA harbors:
- a CDS encoding SpoIIE family protein phosphatase: protein MIYFYRWNFEEFNSAEEEFGEERLYSILKDSKNLPLKTSIQNVLTNLDLFLNGTEKQDDITVLGIEYK from the coding sequence ATTATTTATTTTTACAGATGGAATTTTGAAGAGTTTAACTCTGCCGAAGAAGAATTTGGTGAAGAAAGATTGTATTCGATTCTGAAAGATTCAAAAAATCTTCCCCTTAAAACTAGTATCCAAAATGTCTTAACTAACCTTGACCTATTTCTAAATGGAACAGAAAAACAGGATGATATTACAGTTCTAGGAATTGAATACAAATAA
- a CDS encoding response regulator — MKKSITILMVILTSSIFASEPVILNEDKGKYPLGLYLEILEDKEGKLTIEDIQKPEMEKLWIRSKKEVPGFGFTKSAYWARFQIQTELKEKFYLEFTRPNQDKIDFYILTEEKKVIHKKAGDLLPFKERELQYRNFVFQINPENTSKYYARIENEGTIEFPMIIWHPIKFSEKINTEMLGMGLYFGVMLVMALYNLFIWFSIRDRSYFFYVVYILLLSLFLANYYGITYQYVWLGSPKQYNDFYPILLYLAALSTITFTSNYLQIKKNIPLFYKIYKILFSLFIFGIVSSFFISVSNAIKGSTLSAIFSIIWSLTAGILMMKKKYRPARFYLLAWSAPLIGGIISVIKTFGILPFNFFTEHAIQFGSTIEVVLLSFGLADRINELKGQNELAQAEILASQQLAIKNLEKANQLKDEFLANTSHELRTPLNGIIGLAESLSDGATGILPQKTKENLGLIISSGKRLSNLIDDILDFSKLKHKDLQVHLQPVDIYSITNLVLKLSEPLTKNKKLKLINDIPETIPAVFADENRLQQILYNLIGNAIKFTEEGLVTVNAELANYDILIEGVKTLPHLQLIQITITDTGIGIPTDKLETIFESFEQVDASNTRQYGGTGLGLSMTKQLVELQGGKIYAESELGKGSRFIFTLPITYEKPQTSTVDRVSEIVSSIEDNLPEFTPTYLGNSNPAEKHILVVDDEPINLQVISNHFTFRGYRVTTANNGKEALAILEREKPDIVLLDVMMPMMTGFEVSQKIREKYDMNQLPVLFLTAKNRANDLLDGFNADGNDYIVKPFSKQELLSRVGVHIKLKEKTEQLIEYNHNLELKVVERTNELNQTLSIIKQDLSIAKKIQKNTLIYPQNLVEELEIVPVYLPMSEVGGDFYGISKLNYSTYRIFIADATGHGVQAALITMAIKGIYDNIKNLDLGIAEVMSIFNNEFMEKYISLNSLMTCAMIDINVKENFFRYVSAGHPALVCIKDNKMETLEKTGMMVGVKKNIQYQFAETKFNRGDRLFIFTDGILKSLTLPKKNLVKKDCIRF; from the coding sequence ATGAAAAAATCCATAACAATCTTAATGGTCATCCTTACGAGTTCTATTTTCGCAAGCGAGCCTGTAATTCTCAATGAGGATAAAGGTAAATATCCGCTTGGACTTTATCTAGAAATTCTAGAAGACAAAGAAGGGAAGTTAACTATAGAAGATATTCAAAAACCAGAGATGGAAAAATTATGGATTAGGAGTAAAAAGGAAGTTCCTGGTTTCGGATTTACTAAATCAGCATACTGGGCTAGGTTCCAAATCCAGACAGAACTAAAGGAAAAATTTTATTTAGAATTTACCCGTCCAAATCAGGATAAGATTGATTTTTATATTTTGACTGAAGAAAAAAAAGTGATCCATAAGAAGGCAGGCGATTTACTTCCTTTCAAAGAAAGAGAATTACAATATAGAAATTTTGTATTTCAAATAAATCCAGAAAATACATCTAAATATTATGCTAGAATAGAAAACGAAGGGACTATAGAATTTCCAATGATAATCTGGCATCCGATAAAATTTTCGGAAAAGATCAATACAGAAATGCTCGGAATGGGTTTGTATTTTGGAGTGATGCTAGTAATGGCGTTATATAATCTATTCATCTGGTTTTCTATTCGGGATAGAAGTTATTTTTTTTATGTTGTGTATATCCTTCTATTGAGTCTTTTTCTGGCCAATTATTACGGAATTACCTATCAATATGTCTGGCTTGGTTCTCCAAAACAATACAATGATTTTTATCCAATTTTGCTGTATTTAGCTGCTTTAAGCACAATAACCTTTACTTCTAATTATTTACAAATTAAAAAGAACATTCCACTGTTTTATAAAATTTATAAAATCTTATTTTCCCTTTTTATCTTTGGTATTGTATCTTCTTTTTTTATCAGTGTTAGCAATGCAATAAAAGGTTCCACTTTATCCGCGATTTTTTCTATCATATGGAGTCTAACGGCCGGAATTCTGATGATGAAAAAAAAATATCGTCCTGCCAGATTTTATCTATTGGCATGGAGCGCTCCTTTGATTGGAGGAATAATTTCTGTGATTAAAACATTTGGAATCCTTCCTTTCAATTTTTTCACTGAACATGCTATTCAATTTGGTTCAACAATAGAAGTCGTATTACTTTCTTTTGGTCTTGCGGATAGAATTAATGAGTTAAAAGGACAAAATGAATTAGCGCAAGCGGAGATACTGGCAAGTCAACAACTAGCGATCAAGAATCTAGAAAAAGCAAATCAGTTAAAAGATGAATTTCTTGCAAATACATCTCATGAACTTCGTACTCCGCTCAATGGCATAATAGGATTAGCCGAATCTTTATCGGATGGAGCTACTGGAATTTTGCCCCAAAAAACAAAAGAGAATTTAGGTCTAATTATTTCAAGCGGCAAACGGTTATCTAACCTTATTGATGATATATTAGATTTTTCCAAACTCAAACATAAAGATTTGCAAGTTCATTTACAGCCTGTAGATATATACTCCATTACAAACCTTGTGCTAAAATTATCTGAGCCACTTACCAAAAATAAAAAATTGAAATTGATAAACGATATACCGGAAACAATTCCAGCAGTTTTTGCAGACGAAAATAGGCTGCAGCAAATATTGTATAACCTCATCGGTAATGCGATTAAATTTACAGAGGAAGGGTTAGTTACAGTAAACGCTGAATTGGCAAATTACGATATATTAATTGAAGGTGTTAAAACGCTTCCTCACCTGCAATTAATACAAATCACAATCACCGACACAGGCATCGGTATTCCCACAGACAAATTGGAAACTATATTCGAATCCTTTGAGCAAGTGGATGCATCCAACACACGACAATATGGAGGCACAGGGCTTGGACTTTCTATGACTAAACAATTAGTGGAACTGCAAGGTGGAAAAATTTATGCGGAATCGGAACTCGGGAAAGGTTCAAGATTTATTTTTACTCTTCCGATTACTTACGAAAAACCACAGACTTCTACGGTCGATAGAGTATCCGAAATTGTTTCATCCATAGAAGATAACCTTCCCGAATTTACACCAACCTATTTGGGAAATTCTAACCCGGCGGAAAAACATATACTAGTTGTAGATGATGAGCCAATAAATCTACAAGTCATTTCCAATCATTTTACTTTTAGGGGTTACAGGGTAACAACCGCAAATAATGGAAAGGAAGCACTCGCTATTTTAGAAAGAGAAAAACCAGATATTGTTTTACTAGATGTGATGATGCCGATGATGACCGGATTTGAGGTAAGTCAAAAAATCCGAGAAAAATATGATATGAACCAATTGCCTGTATTATTTCTCACGGCAAAAAACAGGGCAAACGATCTATTAGATGGATTTAATGCTGATGGAAATGATTATATTGTTAAACCATTTTCTAAACAGGAATTACTTTCCCGTGTAGGAGTTCATATTAAACTCAAAGAAAAGACAGAGCAGCTAATTGAATATAACCATAACTTGGAATTAAAAGTAGTAGAGCGGACAAATGAATTAAACCAGACTTTAAGTATTATTAAACAAGATCTTTCAATTGCAAAAAAAATTCAAAAGAATACTCTCATTTATCCGCAGAACTTAGTCGAAGAACTTGAAATTGTTCCTGTTTACTTACCCATGTCTGAAGTAGGTGGAGATTTTTATGGAATTAGCAAATTAAACTATTCGACCTATAGAATTTTTATTGCCGATGCTACAGGACATGGGGTGCAAGCGGCACTCATCACGATGGCAATCAAAGGTATTTACGATAATATCAAAAACCTTGATTTAGGAATTGCGGAGGTTATGAGTATTTTTAATAATGAATTTATGGAAAAATATATTTCCTTAAATAGTTTAATGACTTGCGCAATGATCGATATTAACGTGAAAGAGAATTTTTTTAGGTATGTTTCCGCAGGACATCCAGCCTTAGTCTGCATTAAAGATAATAAAATGGAGACGTTAGAAAAAACGGGAATGATGGTTGGCGTGAAAAAAAATATTCAGTATCAATTTGCGGAAACAAAGTTTAATCGCGGGGATCGATTATTTATTTTTACAGATGGAATTTTGAAGAGTTTAACTCTGCCGAAGAAGAATTTGGTGAAGAAAGATTGTATTCGATTCTGA
- a CDS encoding PAS domain S-box protein produces MTEKTPKTILLVEDEPTLAMVTSKILEKFGYNVITSSTGEEAVATVSSALKIDLVLMDIDLGEGIDGTEAADIILKDHDIPVVFLSSHTEPEVVEKTEKITSYGYVVKNSSNTVLDASIKMAFKLFEAKLNEKRKEESLLEAYQFNEQIIQGAQEGIIVYDLDLRYRVWNTFMENLTGIPADKVLGKHPLELFPFLKDNGVMESLEKALKGEVVDSVDFYYHISESEKSGWSTDSSATLHNAKGEIIGVIGIIRSITKRKQAEIALHESNDRNLAMLLAIPDLMFRLDRQGVYLDFKADVSDLYAKSLPSIIGKRNRDITPPEFADLIDLQISVTLETGSLQTFEYQMTIPEQGVRNYEARMVVSGTDEVTAFVRDITERKRAEEELLKYQTLLKSSLESFKDVIVLSIDENYNYLYFNKAHFESMKYAYNKDIEIGMNLFDCIKGEEDIRKAKENYDRALAGESHSTIQVFGNAQLSYYESLYSPIRNERNEIIGASAMARNITERKNAENTIAAEKEQLAVTLRSIGDGVITTDTLGNVIIMNQVAEELCGWNQEEALGKPLATVFNIISESTRKPHENPVEKVLSTGQIIELANHTLLISRDGTERVIADSGAPIKNKDGNIIGVVLVFRDITERKLAEEVLREREAKFKSYVENAPYGVFIVNEKGHYLEVNKAACKITGYTEDELINLSIPKLTQEEYLEKAIINFQTVVKDGFSSDEVGYVTKSGEKKIWKVDAVKLSETRFLGFATDITERKQSEEELKESESRFRSIIEASPVPFALNDEQQNITYLNYAFIKTFGYDRSDIPTLSDWWPKAYPDIEYRDWVAVQWQARMEESKKTGTPFKPLELQIRCKDDSYRIVMVSAVPLKEKFKDNHLVVLYDITERKQAEMQLMSEKQKIANILKGTNVGTWEWNVQTGDTVFNERWAEVIGYNLAEISPVSIETWMKFTHPDDLKQSGELLEKHFKGELEYYHFEARMKHKEGHWVWVLDRGKVTSWTEDGKPLMMFGTHQDITESKQAEDKIKSLLQEKELLLREVHHRIKNHMNMIIGLFMLQEDTLTEPSAIEALQDAQSRARSMMVLYDKLYRTDGFQELPVNEYLSPLIDEVIENFSNKHTVRIEKNLENLILHSEILFPLGIIVNEILTNAMKHAFKENDDGLITVNFSTQDGKSRLIIQDHGVGIPDSITIEDSTGFGIQLIKLMTKQIHGKIKVERSKGTKFIIEFEAK; encoded by the coding sequence ATGACTGAGAAAACCCCCAAAACAATCCTCCTAGTAGAAGATGAGCCGACTCTAGCAATGGTAACTTCTAAAATTCTGGAAAAATTTGGATATAATGTTATAACATCAAGTACTGGAGAGGAGGCTGTTGCTACCGTTAGTTCCGCTCTAAAAATAGATCTTGTTCTTATGGATATCGATCTGGGTGAAGGTATCGATGGAACAGAGGCTGCGGATATTATCTTGAAAGATCACGATATTCCAGTAGTGTTTTTATCCAGCCACACAGAACCAGAAGTTGTAGAAAAAACGGAAAAGATCACCTCTTATGGTTATGTGGTAAAAAATTCAAGTAATACCGTTCTTGACGCTTCCATTAAAATGGCTTTCAAGCTATTTGAAGCCAAATTGAATGAAAAAAGAAAGGAAGAGTCTCTTCTTGAGGCATACCAGTTTAACGAACAAATCATTCAAGGCGCTCAAGAAGGGATCATTGTATATGACCTCGATTTGCGTTACCGTGTTTGGAATACATTCATGGAAAACCTCACAGGCATTCCGGCAGACAAGGTTCTAGGTAAGCATCCGTTAGAGCTGTTTCCGTTCCTGAAAGATAATGGAGTCATGGAAAGTCTGGAAAAGGCACTCAAAGGGGAGGTGGTAGACAGTGTGGATTTCTATTACCATATCTCGGAATCAGAAAAGTCGGGCTGGTCTACCGATAGCAGTGCTACTTTACACAATGCAAAGGGTGAGATTATTGGGGTGATCGGTATTATCAGAAGTATCACAAAACGCAAACAAGCGGAGATTGCACTACATGAAAGCAATGATCGCAATCTAGCCATGCTCTTGGCTATTCCCGATTTGATGTTTCGTCTAGATCGCCAAGGCGTTTATCTGGACTTCAAGGCGGACGTAAGTGATCTTTATGCTAAATCTCTTCCATCTATAATCGGCAAACGCAACCGTGATATAACCCCTCCTGAATTTGCTGATTTAATAGACCTGCAAATCAGTGTGACACTGGAAACTGGTTCACTGCAAACCTTTGAATATCAGATGACCATTCCTGAACAGGGCGTGCGTAATTATGAAGCCCGTATGGTAGTCAGTGGCACAGATGAAGTAACGGCATTTGTGCGTGACATCACCGAACGTAAGCGGGCAGAGGAAGAATTGCTGAAATATCAGACACTCCTTAAATCAAGTCTTGAAAGTTTTAAGGACGTCATCGTTCTTTCGATCGATGAAAACTATAACTATTTATATTTCAATAAAGCTCATTTCGAAAGTATGAAATATGCGTATAACAAAGACATAGAAATTGGAATGAACCTTTTTGATTGTATCAAAGGCGAAGAGGATATACGGAAAGCAAAAGAAAATTATGATCGTGCTTTGGCTGGAGAATCCCATTCCACCATACAGGTCTTCGGAAATGCTCAACTTTCCTATTACGAAAGTTTGTACAGCCCCATCCGCAATGAAAGAAACGAAATCATAGGCGCTTCAGCTATGGCGAGAAACATCACCGAGCGTAAAAATGCAGAGAATACCATAGCTGCAGAAAAAGAACAGTTAGCTGTAACTTTGCGCAGTATAGGGGATGGGGTAATCACAACAGACACTTTGGGCAATGTTATTATTATGAACCAAGTCGCAGAAGAACTTTGTGGTTGGAACCAAGAGGAAGCATTGGGTAAACCACTTGCCACAGTTTTCAACATAATAAGCGAAAGCACCCGTAAACCGCATGAGAACCCAGTTGAAAAAGTTCTTTCCACTGGGCAAATTATCGAATTGGCAAATCATACTCTACTCATTTCGCGGGACGGTACAGAACGGGTAATCGCGGATTCAGGCGCCCCCATAAAAAACAAAGACGGCAATATTATTGGTGTCGTACTTGTTTTTCGTGACATCACCGAGCGCAAACTGGCAGAGGAAGTTTTAAGAGAAAGAGAAGCTAAATTTAAATCTTACGTGGAAAATGCACCCTATGGTGTTTTTATAGTCAATGAAAAAGGACATTATCTTGAAGTAAACAAAGCCGCATGTAAAATCACTGGATACACGGAAGATGAATTAATAAATTTATCAATTCCGAAGCTTACACAAGAAGAATACCTCGAAAAAGCAATAATCAATTTTCAAACGGTTGTGAAAGACGGATTTTCAAGTGACGAAGTGGGATATGTGACAAAGTCTGGTGAAAAAAAAATCTGGAAGGTTGATGCCGTAAAACTTTCAGAAACTCGTTTTTTGGGATTTGCGACAGACATCACCGAGCGTAAGCAGTCGGAGGAAGAACTGAAAGAAAGCGAGTCTAGATTTAGATCCATTATTGAGGCGTCCCCCGTGCCATTTGCTTTGAACGATGAACAACAAAATATTACCTATCTAAATTACGCATTTATTAAGACTTTCGGCTACGATCGATCGGATATTCCGACGTTATCCGATTGGTGGCCCAAGGCATATCCTGATATTGAATACCGCGATTGGGTGGCAGTCCAATGGCAGGCACGTATGGAAGAGTCGAAAAAGACTGGAACTCCTTTTAAACCCCTAGAATTACAGATCCGATGCAAGGATGATTCTTATAGAATTGTTATGGTGAGTGCTGTTCCTCTTAAAGAAAAATTCAAGGACAATCATCTGGTGGTACTTTACGATATTACCGAACGCAAACAAGCAGAAATGCAACTGATGTCTGAAAAACAAAAAATAGCAAACATATTAAAAGGCACAAATGTAGGAACATGGGAGTGGAATGTACAAACTGGTGATACAGTATTTAATGAGCGTTGGGCTGAAGTAATTGGATACAATTTGGCGGAAATTTCTCCGGTATCAATCGAAACTTGGATGAAATTTACCCATCCTGATGATTTAAAACAAAGCGGTGAATTGTTAGAAAAACATTTTAAAGGTGAGTTGGAATACTATCATTTTGAAGCCCGAATGAAACATAAAGAAGGACATTGGGTTTGGGTTCTGGATAGAGGAAAAGTAACTTCTTGGACTGAGGATGGAAAACCCCTCATGATGTTTGGAACACACCAAGATATCACTGAAAGTAAACAAGCAGAGGATAAAATAAAATCTCTTTTACAGGAAAAAGAACTACTGCTGAGAGAAGTACATCATCGCATAAAAAATCATATGAACATGATTATTGGGTTATTTATGCTTCAAGAGGATACATTAACAGAACCTTCGGCAATCGAGGCACTTCAAGATGCACAGAGTAGAGCAAGAAGTATGATGGTGTTGTACGATAAACTCTATCGTACTGATGGTTTTCAAGAATTGCCTGTCAATGAATACCTTTCTCCTCTTATAGATGAAGTGATTGAAAATTTTTCCAATAAACATACAGTAAGAATTGAAAAAAACCTTGAAAACTTAATTTTGCATTCAGAAATTCTTTTTCCCCTTGGAATTATTGTTAACGAAATTTTAACCAATGCCATGAAGCATGCGTTTAAAGAAAATGATGATGGATTAATTACTGTAAACTTTTCCACACAAGACGGAAAAAGCAGATTAATCATCCAAGATCATGGTGTGGGTATTCCCGATTCTATAACCATTGAAGATTCAACTGGTTTTGGTATACAGTTGATTAAACTCATGACCAAACAGATTCACGGTAAAATTAAAGTGGAACGATCTAAAGGGACAAAGTTTATTATTGAATTTGAGGCAAAATAA